A single window of Bordetella genomosp. 11 DNA harbors:
- a CDS encoding helix-turn-helix domain-containing protein, whose protein sequence is MERKRQTGNMPLAAAEPGIDAIAADLLGLLHANAPADDFAARLASLEALPDGLPRKSGLVELARMAMGLRHRLEQHEQRERGMLAVIDSAQDLASRLDLPELLQAIVTRARDLLRAHLCWLTIYDAEAGEFKVVVADGAIAQRTGRMTAKRKLGVAGVVMSTRLPFSTPDYLHDNRFTHDPDLDDIFRDEGVAALVGAPLIWEDNVIGLLFVADRYHRTHTALNVSILCTLATHAAVAINNAKAFADARAALEKTGQARAELERHARDVQDAVEAHERLTSLLARGESLGELCQAIAQLLQGSILVLDEAHHVIGRAVAPGYAGRAADAYDPYGPYGGALAQALKDSRRAGRSTIAYESDGEICRAIAVIGGDGVLGAVLLFRHEDMRDISIRTFERSSSVIGIVLLSQERMEASRNRDVSEFLRSLVSPRQGEPALARDRADRFGLDLSRPLSLTLVESDRPKPLFLARRLRDGLALPWLAVDEVDGVLVLVCAAERTAAVLRAFGDFARRELGEAYRGVVSRPVRSPAEMPALYAALRRALAVVGRLGMRGRIVDQNEMALYSVLFESQDRAGLDAFLAATIGAVTEYDAQRGTELAATLLAYFDHGQNATTTAAALSIHVNTARQRLASAEALLGDWRDGGRALEIHVALRLWRIGVAGRPPAPEAA, encoded by the coding sequence ATGGAACGCAAAAGACAAACAGGCAATATGCCGCTGGCCGCGGCGGAACCCGGTATCGACGCCATCGCCGCCGATCTCCTGGGCCTGCTGCACGCCAATGCGCCGGCGGACGACTTCGCCGCCCGGCTGGCCTCCCTGGAGGCCCTGCCGGACGGGTTGCCGCGCAAGAGCGGCCTGGTCGAACTTGCCCGCATGGCGATGGGCCTGCGTCACCGGCTGGAACAGCACGAGCAACGCGAGCGGGGCATGCTGGCGGTGATCGACTCGGCGCAGGATCTGGCCAGCCGCCTCGATCTGCCCGAACTGCTGCAGGCGATCGTGACGCGGGCGAGGGATCTGCTGCGGGCGCACCTGTGCTGGCTGACCATCTATGACGCGGAGGCCGGCGAATTCAAGGTCGTGGTGGCCGATGGCGCCATTGCCCAGCGCACCGGCAGGATGACGGCCAAGCGCAAGCTCGGTGTCGCGGGCGTGGTCATGTCCACGCGATTGCCTTTCTCCACGCCGGATTACCTGCACGACAACCGCTTTACCCACGACCCGGACCTGGACGACATTTTCCGCGACGAGGGCGTGGCGGCGCTGGTGGGCGCGCCGCTGATCTGGGAAGACAACGTTATCGGCCTGCTGTTCGTGGCCGATCGCTATCACCGGACCCATACGGCGCTGAACGTCTCCATCCTTTGCACGCTGGCGACGCACGCCGCCGTGGCGATCAACAACGCCAAGGCCTTCGCGGACGCGCGCGCGGCGCTGGAGAAAACCGGCCAGGCACGCGCCGAACTGGAGCGGCACGCGCGCGATGTCCAGGATGCCGTGGAAGCGCACGAGCGCCTGACCTCGCTGCTGGCCCGGGGCGAATCGCTGGGGGAACTGTGCCAGGCCATCGCCCAGCTGCTGCAGGGCAGTATCCTGGTACTGGACGAAGCGCATCACGTCATCGGCCGCGCCGTGGCGCCGGGCTACGCGGGCCGTGCAGCCGATGCCTACGATCCCTACGGGCCGTATGGCGGCGCGCTCGCGCAAGCCCTGAAGGACAGCCGGCGGGCCGGCCGCTCCACCATCGCCTACGAAAGCGATGGCGAGATTTGCCGCGCGATCGCGGTGATCGGCGGCGACGGCGTGCTGGGCGCCGTCCTGCTGTTCCGGCACGAGGACATGCGCGATATCTCCATCCGGACATTCGAGCGAAGTTCGAGCGTCATCGGCATCGTGCTGCTGTCGCAGGAGCGCATGGAGGCAAGCCGGAACCGCGACGTTTCCGAGTTCCTGCGGTCGCTGGTGTCGCCCCGGCAGGGCGAACCCGCGCTGGCGCGCGACCGGGCCGATCGCTTCGGCCTGGACCTGTCGCGGCCCTTGTCGCTGACGCTGGTCGAGTCGGACCGGCCCAAACCCCTCTTTCTGGCGCGGCGCCTGCGCGATGGCCTGGCGCTGCCCTGGCTGGCGGTGGACGAAGTCGACGGCGTCCTGGTGCTGGTGTGCGCGGCGGAAAGAACGGCGGCGGTACTGCGGGCCTTCGGCGATTTCGCGCGCCGCGAACTCGGCGAGGCCTATCGCGGGGTCGTGTCGCGCCCGGTCCGCAGCCCGGCGGAAATGCCGGCCCTGTATGCGGCGCTACGGCGTGCGCTGGCCGTCGTCGGGCGGCTGGGCATGCGCGGCCGCATCGTCGACCAGAACGAGATGGCGTTGTATTCGGTCCTGTTCGAAAGCCAGGATCGCGCGGGCCTGGATGCTTTCCTGGCGGCGACCATCGGCGCCGTGACGGAGTACGACGCGCAACGCGGAACCGAACTGGCGGCTACGCTGCTGGCTTATTTCGATCATGGGCAGAACGCCACGACGACGGCAGCCGCGCTGTCGATTCATGTCAACACGGCGCGCCAGAGGCTGGCCAGCGCCGAAGCGCTGCTGGGCGATTGGCGCGATGGCGGCCGCGCCCTGGAAATCCACGTGGCCCTGCGCTTGTGGCGGATAGGTGTCGCCGGCCGGCCGCCCGCGCCGGAAGCCGCATAG
- a CDS encoding response regulator, with protein MEQPLDPDSVQRDAAPSFLAGGGEMGALIRAHDWNSTPLGPPREWPQSLRTALRIMLASRQPIWIGWGESLIFFYNDPYKSIIGGKHPASLGRPTLEVWREISDDIEPLLRTAMGGMEGTYVEEKFLLMERNGYPEETYYTFSYSPIPLDDGNAGGIICANSDDTARVIGERQVRLLRELATVTTQAHSWDEACRLGARALGLNPYDVPFAMLYVAEPGSDTVTLMGSSGIEDGHAAAPHTMQAGPGAAWPVHEALRRQGLAIVDIPPGRFDTALPSGPWRHTPSRAALLPIAPTADTSRAGVLIVGLNPYRLVDDSYRGFLNLMAGQISAALAYAYAYEEERRRAHALEEIDRVKTTFFSNISHEFRTPLTLMLGPLEELLRRSEEGDGQHALVDLTYRNGLRLLKLVNSLLDFSRIEAGRVQAKFQPTDLPALTVELASLFRSATEKAGLALTVDCTPLPQAAYVDREMWEKIVLNLLSNAFKFTFDGGIHVELQPSADGAAVQMRVRDSGIGIPAHELPHVFDRFHRVSGAVGRSIEGSGIGLALVQELVRLHGGTIAVESEPGVGTTFTVTLPLGKAHLPAPATQEDGPGCGTSVNAQAYVADALRWVPEGEILPAQAPTLSSMLDTGIADSTGRTDRVLVVDDNADLRDYVGRMLASAGYRVETCVDGHHALAAARRQPPSLILSDIMMPGLDGYGLLAEVRADAQLREIPVLLMSARAGEEARVEGLGAGADDYLTKPFSARELMARVASNVKMYRLRQETAGQLTEDARILEVLNRVGTTIAAELDLGRAVQAVTDAATELTGAAFGAFFYNVLDDAGARYTLYTLSGAPKEAFAGFPMPRSTAVFGPTFRGEGIVRSDDITQDPRYGKNAPRRGMPPGHLPVRSYLAVPVVSRTGEVLGGLFFGHSERGVFDEAAERLATGIASQAAIAIDNASLYQAAQNEIARRSRAEQALRQLNETLELRVTEAVAERERLWELSEDLLAIGDYNGRLLRASPSWTRVLGHSRDTLATHHYKDLLHPDDHAAAAAALRTLREHARPAAFECRMRTAAGLWRWISWTLSPDPEHDRVHGVGRDVTADKEAAEALRQAEEALRMAQKMEAVGKLTGGVAHDFNNLLQVIGGNLQLLAMDVAGDERAGKRVRNALTSVARGAKLASQLLAFGRRQPLAPKVVNLGRFIRGLDDMLRRALGDGIEIETVVSGGLWNTLVDPSQVENALLNLAINARDAMQGHGKLTIEAGNALLDDDYALRNADVKPGQYVMVAVTDTGAGMTPDVLEHVFEPFFTTKPEGRGTGLGLSMVYGFIKQSNGHIKIYSEPGQGTTVRLYLPRERQQEDLATETDTGPIAGGSETILAVEDDEDVRATVVEMLAELGYSVLKAKDAQSALAIVESGVPIDLLFTDVVMPGPLRSPELARKTRERLPNVAVLFTSGYTENAIVHGGRLDEGIDLLSKPYTREALARKIRHVLRNQQQRNAAQAARQRNLPLPAAARDGTAAAALRVLLVEDDGLIRSSTAEMLEAMGHTVVPASHATAALAALDQGNVDVLMTDIGLPGVSGVELAAQARRQLPGLRIVFASGLDADADALDGTLAGALHLLKPYTPEDLARALDTLQQME; from the coding sequence ATGGAGCAGCCCCTGGACCCGGATTCCGTGCAACGCGACGCGGCCCCGTCGTTCCTCGCTGGGGGCGGCGAAATGGGCGCGTTGATCCGCGCTCACGACTGGAACTCCACTCCCCTCGGCCCGCCGCGGGAATGGCCGCAAAGCCTCCGGACCGCCCTGCGCATCATGCTCGCGTCCCGCCAGCCGATCTGGATCGGCTGGGGTGAAAGCCTGATCTTCTTCTACAACGATCCCTACAAAAGCATCATCGGCGGCAAGCATCCGGCTTCCCTCGGACGTCCGACCCTGGAAGTCTGGCGCGAGATCTCCGACGACATCGAGCCGCTGCTGCGCACCGCCATGGGCGGCATGGAAGGCACCTATGTCGAGGAAAAGTTTCTTCTCATGGAGCGTAACGGCTATCCGGAAGAAACCTACTACACCTTCTCGTACAGCCCCATCCCGCTGGATGACGGCAACGCGGGCGGCATCATCTGCGCCAACAGCGACGACACCGCGCGGGTGATCGGGGAACGGCAGGTCCGGCTGCTGCGCGAACTGGCCACGGTAACCACCCAGGCCCATAGTTGGGACGAGGCCTGCCGTCTCGGCGCGCGCGCCCTGGGCCTGAATCCCTATGACGTTCCCTTCGCGATGCTGTACGTCGCCGAACCCGGCAGCGATACGGTCACGCTGATGGGCAGCAGCGGCATCGAGGACGGACACGCCGCCGCGCCGCACACCATGCAGGCGGGTCCCGGCGCGGCATGGCCCGTCCATGAGGCGCTGCGCCGCCAGGGGCTGGCCATCGTGGACATCCCGCCGGGCCGTTTCGATACGGCGCTGCCCTCCGGCCCCTGGCGGCATACGCCGTCGCGGGCGGCGTTGCTGCCCATCGCGCCCACCGCCGATACCAGCCGGGCGGGGGTCCTTATTGTCGGCCTGAACCCGTATCGTCTTGTCGACGACAGCTATCGCGGCTTCCTCAACCTGATGGCCGGCCAGATCAGCGCCGCCCTCGCTTATGCCTATGCCTACGAGGAAGAGCGGCGCCGCGCGCATGCGCTGGAAGAGATCGATCGCGTCAAGACGACGTTCTTTTCCAACATCAGCCACGAATTCCGCACCCCTCTGACGCTGATGCTGGGCCCGCTGGAGGAGCTGCTGCGTCGCTCCGAGGAAGGCGACGGCCAGCACGCGCTGGTGGACCTGACCTATCGCAACGGCCTGCGCCTGCTCAAGCTCGTCAATAGCCTGCTCGATTTTTCCCGCATCGAGGCCGGGCGTGTGCAGGCCAAGTTCCAGCCGACCGATCTGCCCGCGCTGACGGTGGAACTGGCATCGCTGTTCCGGTCGGCGACCGAGAAAGCCGGCCTGGCGCTTACGGTGGACTGCACGCCCCTGCCGCAGGCGGCCTACGTCGACCGGGAAATGTGGGAAAAGATCGTCCTGAACCTGTTGTCCAATGCGTTCAAGTTCACGTTCGACGGTGGCATCCATGTCGAGCTGCAACCCAGCGCGGATGGGGCGGCGGTCCAGATGCGGGTGCGCGACAGCGGCATCGGTATTCCGGCCCACGAATTGCCGCACGTATTCGACCGCTTCCACCGCGTCAGCGGGGCGGTCGGCCGCAGTATCGAGGGCAGCGGCATCGGCCTGGCGCTGGTACAGGAACTGGTGCGCCTGCACGGAGGCACGATCGCGGTCGAGAGCGAGCCCGGCGTCGGCACCACCTTCACCGTCACGCTGCCGCTGGGCAAGGCCCATCTGCCGGCCCCGGCGACGCAGGAAGACGGTCCGGGCTGCGGTACCAGCGTCAACGCCCAGGCCTACGTGGCCGACGCCCTGCGCTGGGTACCGGAAGGCGAGATCCTGCCCGCGCAGGCGCCGACGCTGTCGTCCATGCTGGATACGGGTATTGCCGACAGCACGGGCCGCACGGATCGCGTGCTGGTGGTCGACGACAACGCGGACCTGCGCGACTACGTCGGCCGCATGCTGGCTTCGGCCGGCTATCGCGTGGAAACCTGCGTGGATGGCCACCATGCCCTGGCGGCGGCTCGCCGCCAGCCGCCCAGCCTGATTCTTTCCGACATCATGATGCCGGGCCTGGACGGCTACGGGCTGCTGGCGGAGGTGCGCGCCGATGCGCAGTTGCGCGAGATCCCCGTGCTGCTGATGTCCGCGCGCGCGGGCGAGGAAGCGCGCGTCGAGGGGCTGGGCGCGGGCGCGGATGACTACCTGACCAAGCCCTTTTCCGCGCGCGAGCTGATGGCGCGGGTGGCCAGCAACGTCAAGATGTACCGCCTGCGGCAGGAGACGGCCGGCCAGTTGACCGAGGATGCCCGCATCCTGGAAGTGCTGAATCGCGTCGGCACCACGATCGCGGCCGAGCTGGACCTGGGCCGCGCGGTGCAGGCCGTCACCGACGCGGCGACGGAATTGACCGGCGCGGCCTTCGGGGCGTTTTTCTACAACGTGCTGGACGATGCCGGCGCGCGCTATACCTTGTACACGCTGTCGGGCGCACCGAAAGAAGCCTTCGCGGGATTCCCGATGCCGCGCAGTACCGCTGTGTTCGGGCCGACGTTCAGGGGCGAGGGCATCGTTCGCTCCGACGACATCACGCAGGATCCCCGCTACGGGAAAAACGCGCCCCGCCGCGGCATGCCGCCCGGCCATCTGCCGGTGCGCAGCTACCTGGCGGTGCCCGTCGTGTCGCGCACCGGCGAGGTGCTGGGCGGGCTGTTCTTCGGCCATTCGGAACGCGGCGTGTTCGACGAGGCAGCGGAACGCCTGGCTACCGGCATTGCCTCCCAGGCCGCCATCGCGATCGACAACGCCAGCCTTTACCAGGCCGCGCAGAACGAGATCGCCCGGCGGTCCCGCGCCGAACAGGCACTGCGGCAGCTCAACGAAACCCTGGAACTACGCGTGACCGAAGCCGTGGCCGAACGCGAGCGCCTGTGGGAGCTCAGCGAGGACCTGCTGGCGATCGGCGACTACAACGGCAGGCTGCTGCGCGCCAGTCCGTCGTGGACCCGCGTGCTCGGCCATAGCCGCGATACCCTGGCCACGCACCATTACAAGGATCTGTTGCACCCGGACGACCACGCGGCCGCCGCGGCTGCCTTGCGTACCCTGCGCGAGCATGCGCGCCCGGCCGCTTTCGAATGCCGCATGCGCACCGCGGCCGGGCTCTGGCGCTGGATTTCGTGGACGCTGTCGCCCGACCCCGAACATGACCGCGTGCACGGCGTGGGCCGCGACGTCACGGCGGACAAGGAAGCCGCCGAGGCCTTGCGCCAGGCCGAGGAAGCCCTGAGGATGGCGCAGAAGATGGAAGCCGTGGGCAAGCTGACCGGCGGCGTCGCGCACGACTTCAACAATCTGCTGCAGGTCATCGGCGGCAATCTGCAACTGCTCGCCATGGACGTCGCGGGCGACGAGCGCGCCGGCAAGCGCGTCCGCAATGCGCTGACCAGCGTCGCGCGCGGCGCCAAGCTGGCCTCGCAGTTGCTGGCCTTCGGCCGCCGCCAGCCGCTGGCGCCCAAGGTCGTCAACCTGGGCCGCTTCATCCGCGGGCTGGACGACATGCTGCGGCGCGCCCTGGGCGATGGCATCGAAATCGAAACCGTCGTCTCCGGCGGACTCTGGAATACCCTGGTCGATCCCTCGCAGGTGGAGAATGCCCTGCTGAATCTGGCCATCAACGCCCGCGACGCCATGCAGGGGCACGGCAAGCTCACTATCGAGGCCGGCAACGCGCTGCTGGACGACGACTATGCCCTGCGCAATGCCGACGTCAAACCGGGGCAGTACGTCATGGTCGCGGTGACGGATACCGGCGCCGGCATGACCCCGGACGTGCTGGAGCACGTTTTCGAGCCGTTCTTCACCACCAAGCCGGAGGGGCGCGGGACCGGCCTGGGCCTGAGCATGGTGTACGGCTTCATCAAGCAATCCAACGGCCATATCAAGATCTATAGCGAACCCGGACAAGGGACCACCGTGCGCCTGTACCTGCCGCGCGAACGGCAGCAAGAGGACCTGGCGACCGAGACCGATACCGGACCCATCGCCGGCGGCAGCGAGACCATCCTCGCCGTCGAGGACGACGAAGACGTCCGCGCCACCGTCGTGGAAATGCTGGCCGAACTGGGCTACAGCGTGCTCAAGGCCAAGGACGCGCAAAGCGCGCTGGCCATCGTGGAGAGCGGCGTGCCCATCGACCTGCTGTTCACCGACGTCGTCATGCCGGGCCCCTTGCGCAGCCCCGAGCTGGCGCGCAAGACGCGCGAGCGCCTGCCGAATGTCGCGGTGCTGTTCACGTCCGGCTATACGGAGAACGCCATCGTGCACGGCGGCCGGCTGGACGAAGGCATCGATCTGCTCAGCAAGCCCTACACGCGCGAGGCGCTGGCGCGCAAGATCCGCCACGTCCTGCGCAACCAGCAGCAGCGCAACGCCGCGCAGGCGGCCCGCCAGCGCAACCTGCCGCTGCCGGCGGCCGCGCGCGACGGCACCGCGGCCGCCGCCCTGCGCGTGCTGCTGGTGGAAGACGACGGCCTGATACGTTCCAGCACGGCGGAAATGCTGGAAGCCATGGGACACACCGTAGTGCCGGCCAGCCATGCGACGGCCGCGCTGGCCGCGCTGGACCAGGGCAACGTCGACGTCCTGATGACGGATATCGGCCTGCCGGGCGTCTCGGGCGTGGAGCTGGCGGCCCAGGCCCGACGCCAGCTTCCCGGCCTGCGAATCGTCTTCGCCTCCGGCCTGGATGCGGATGCGGACGCGCTCGACGGCACGCTGGCCGGCGCGCTGCATCTGCTCAAGCCCTATACACCGGAGGACCTGGCGCGCGCCCTGGATACGCTGCAGCAGATGGAATGA
- a CDS encoding EamA family transporter: MPLRDLALAFVVILAWGMNFVVIKVGLHGIPPMLLGGLRFTLAAVPAIFFVKRPAIPLRWLVAYGATISLGQFAFLFTAMAVGMPAGLASVVLQAQAFFTVALGALLLHERFHAHNAVGLVVAACGLALIGEQGGTGMTLMGFILTLCAALMWGLGNIATKKAGKADMLGLVVWGSLIPPIPFFALSWWLEGPDRIHGALASIDGSSVFAVLYLSFIATLVGYGLWAWLMSRHPAAQVAPFSLLIPVIGLAAAAALLGEIPSVPQIGGALLVMAGLLINTFGGRLRTRADRPA; the protein is encoded by the coding sequence ATGCCACTCCGCGATCTGGCCCTGGCCTTCGTCGTCATTCTGGCCTGGGGAATGAACTTCGTCGTTATCAAGGTCGGCCTGCATGGCATCCCTCCCATGCTGCTGGGCGGACTGCGCTTTACGCTGGCGGCCGTTCCCGCCATCTTTTTCGTCAAGCGGCCCGCCATCCCGCTGCGCTGGCTGGTGGCTTACGGCGCCACCATCTCCCTGGGCCAATTCGCTTTTCTCTTCACCGCCATGGCCGTGGGCATGCCGGCGGGCCTGGCGTCGGTGGTGCTGCAAGCCCAGGCGTTCTTCACGGTGGCGCTGGGCGCACTGCTGCTGCATGAGCGTTTCCACGCGCACAATGCCGTGGGCCTGGTCGTCGCGGCCTGCGGCCTGGCATTGATCGGCGAACAAGGCGGCACCGGCATGACGCTGATGGGCTTCATCCTGACGCTGTGCGCGGCGCTGATGTGGGGCCTGGGAAATATCGCCACCAAAAAGGCCGGCAAGGCGGACATGCTGGGATTGGTGGTCTGGGGAAGCCTGATTCCGCCCATCCCGTTTTTCGCGCTGTCCTGGTGGCTGGAGGGACCCGATCGCATCCACGGCGCGCTCGCATCGATCGACGGGTCGTCGGTGTTCGCGGTGCTCTACCTGTCCTTCATCGCGACGCTGGTTGGCTACGGCTTATGGGCGTGGCTGATGTCGCGCCATCCGGCGGCCCAGGTGGCGCCGTTCTCGCTGCTGATCCCGGTTATCGGCCTGGCGGCCGCGGCGGCATTGCTGGGCGAAATCCCTTCGGTGCCGCAGATCGGCGGCGCCCTGCTGGTGATGGCGGGATTGCTGATCAACACCTTTGGCGGACGCTTGCGGACGCGTGCGGATCGGCCCGCCTAG
- a CDS encoding DUF748 domain-containing protein, producing the protein MRKPAKIAILTLVLLAVIVVGGLHIASRVVVSRIQDMMGDKGHAAHIDVGWTRIVLQDVEIGAPPDWPSRQTLRAARVTLEPDWRSLLSDRLDIRRVEITDYYLSVLRSADGSLQVLPTLRQRARERAQARGEDTDEQGRSKRETSVGKIVLDKGRLDFFDGRIAKTPYRVPFENVHAEIGPLHAPANDAHTQIQLRGQMVGKQRRGTVTVDGWLALPSHDADIRTTTTGADVGLLSPYLQRHAPSILAAGQMDLDMTTHIRDQQLSAQGKAKLRDVEFSNSGGLGDLPRKAVMAALENRKGEVNFDFTLQGSLKDPKFSLTDDLSTRIVGGFAKALGVSVEGVAEGVGSAVKGLGGALGELLGK; encoded by the coding sequence ATGAGAAAACCCGCCAAAATCGCCATCCTCACCCTTGTCCTGCTGGCCGTGATCGTCGTCGGGGGGCTGCATATTGCTTCGCGTGTTGTCGTCAGCCGTATCCAGGACATGATGGGCGACAAAGGCCACGCCGCGCATATCGATGTGGGCTGGACGCGCATCGTGCTGCAGGACGTGGAAATCGGCGCCCCGCCCGACTGGCCATCGCGCCAGACCCTGCGCGCCGCGCGCGTGACGCTGGAACCGGACTGGCGCTCCCTGCTTTCGGACCGCCTCGATATCCGCCGCGTGGAAATCACCGATTACTACCTCTCCGTCCTGCGCTCTGCGGACGGCAGCCTGCAGGTCCTGCCGACGCTGCGCCAGCGCGCCCGCGAGCGCGCCCAGGCGCGCGGCGAAGATACCGACGAACAAGGCCGTTCCAAGCGCGAAACCTCGGTCGGCAAGATCGTGCTGGACAAGGGCCGCCTGGACTTCTTCGACGGCCGCATCGCCAAAACCCCTTATCGGGTGCCGTTCGAGAACGTCCACGCGGAGATAGGCCCGCTGCATGCACCCGCCAACGACGCGCACACCCAGATCCAGCTGCGCGGCCAGATGGTGGGCAAGCAGCGGCGAGGCACCGTCACCGTCGATGGCTGGCTTGCGCTGCCCAGCCACGACGCGGATATCCGCACCACGACCACCGGCGCCGACGTCGGCCTGCTGTCGCCCTATCTGCAAAGGCACGCGCCGTCGATCCTGGCGGCGGGCCAGATGGACCTGGACATGACCACCCACATACGCGACCAGCAGCTCTCCGCCCAGGGCAAGGCCAAGCTGCGCGACGTGGAATTCAGCAACAGCGGCGGCCTTGGCGACTTGCCGCGCAAGGCCGTCATGGCGGCCCTGGAAAACCGCAAGGGCGAAGTGAATTTCGACTTCACCCTGCAGGGCAGCCTGAAGGATCCGAAGTTCTCCTTGACCGACGATCTATCCACCCGCATCGTCGGCGGCTTTGCCAAGGCCCTGGGCGTCAGCGTCGAAGGCGTGGCGGAAGGCGTGGGCTCGGCGGTCAAGGGACTGGGCGGCGCGCTGGGGGAACTGCTGGGCAAATAG
- a CDS encoding NUDIX domain-containing protein has product MTGFAQSTLGRLRALVGPRPLLCPCVRVVLERADGAILLHARADFAGMWGLPGGHIEVGESATQAARREVREETGLAVGDLHPFGHASDPAVEIVTLPNGDVCHYHAVLFHCTGFQGEMRGDPLETPDLRWVDPAAAPLPMMPHVRATVDAFRRYRGGAGFQLL; this is encoded by the coding sequence ATGACAGGCTTTGCCCAGTCCACACTGGGACGGCTGCGAGCCCTGGTGGGGCCACGGCCTTTGCTGTGCCCATGCGTGCGTGTCGTATTGGAGCGGGCCGATGGGGCCATCCTGTTGCACGCGCGCGCCGACTTCGCCGGTATGTGGGGTTTGCCGGGCGGACACATCGAGGTGGGCGAATCCGCGACGCAGGCCGCGCGCCGCGAAGTGCGGGAAGAGACCGGGCTCGCGGTCGGGGACCTGCATCCTTTCGGGCATGCGTCGGACCCGGCAGTAGAAATCGTGACCCTGCCCAATGGCGATGTCTGCCACTACCACGCCGTGCTGTTCCACTGCACCGGATTCCAGGGGGAGATGCGCGGCGACCCGCTCGAAACCCCCGACCTGCGCTGGGTGGACCCGGCTGCCGCGCCTTTGCCGATGATGCCGCATGTGCGTGCCACCGTCGATGCATTCCGGCGCTATCGCGGCGGCGCCGGGTTCCAGTTGCTGTAG
- the ypfJ gene encoding KPN_02809 family neutral zinc metallopeptidase translates to MRLDDSRESENVEDRRGMGMRVGGGSLGIGAIILALVAMYFGVDPTVVLQMLQEPAGQQAPPAATAPAANDPQRRFVAKVLGETEDTWQVIFRDHAKRPYVPPKLVLYSGATSTACGTGRAAMGPFYCPADSKVYLDLSFFDDMKRRFQAPGDFAQAYVIAHEVGHHVQNLLGISQRVASLQQENPRQANALSVRLELQADCYAGLWAKQADSARHILESGDVEEALNAASAIGDDRLQKQSQGYVVPDAFTHGSSAQRVRWFKRGLASGDPRQCDTFSAQAL, encoded by the coding sequence ATGCGCTTGGACGATTCGCGTGAAAGTGAAAATGTGGAAGATCGGCGCGGCATGGGAATGCGCGTCGGCGGCGGCAGCCTGGGCATAGGCGCCATCATCCTGGCACTGGTCGCCATGTATTTCGGCGTGGATCCCACCGTGGTGCTGCAGATGCTGCAGGAACCCGCCGGCCAGCAGGCGCCGCCGGCCGCCACGGCTCCTGCCGCCAACGACCCGCAGCGTCGCTTCGTGGCGAAGGTGCTGGGCGAAACCGAGGATACCTGGCAGGTTATCTTCCGCGATCATGCCAAGCGGCCTTACGTACCGCCCAAGCTGGTGCTGTACAGCGGCGCGACCAGCACCGCCTGCGGGACGGGACGCGCCGCCATGGGTCCCTTCTACTGCCCGGCCGACAGCAAGGTCTACCTGGATCTGAGTTTCTTCGACGATATGAAGCGGCGCTTCCAGGCACCCGGCGATTTCGCGCAAGCCTATGTCATCGCGCATGAAGTCGGCCACCATGTACAGAACCTGCTGGGCATTTCGCAACGCGTGGCCTCGCTGCAGCAGGAAAACCCGCGCCAGGCCAATGCCCTGTCGGTGCGGCTGGAGCTGCAGGCCGACTGCTACGCGGGTTTGTGGGCCAAGCAGGCGGACAGCGCCAGGCACATCCTGGAATCCGGCGACGTGGAAGAAGCATTGAACGCCGCCAGCGCCATCGGCGACGACAGGCTGCAAAAGCAAAGCCAGGGCTATGTCGTTCCCGACGCCTTCACGCACGGATCGTCGGCGCAGCGCGTGCGCTGGTTCAAGCGCGGCCTGGCCAGCGGCGACCCGCGGCAGTGCGATACCTTCAGCGCGCAGGCACTCTAG
- a CDS encoding L-threonylcarbamoyladenylate synthase has product MAQFFTVHPANPQPRLLKQAALLLRDGGLAAVPTDSSYAVIARLDDKAAADGLRRLRGLDERHHLTLICRDLAQLGHFARVDNRQYRMLKAATPGPFTFILEATREVPRRVSHPSRKTIGLRVPDHPVTLGLLEQFGEPLLSTTLIPAGETEALNDAQEIRERYEHVLAAVVDSGACPKEPTTVVDLTGDNAQLIRVGRGDPSQLGIA; this is encoded by the coding sequence ATGGCGCAATTCTTCACTGTACATCCCGCGAATCCACAGCCGCGTTTATTGAAGCAGGCAGCGCTATTGCTGCGCGACGGCGGTTTGGCCGCCGTGCCCACCGATTCCAGCTACGCCGTCATCGCGCGGCTGGATGACAAGGCCGCGGCGGATGGGCTGCGCCGGCTGCGCGGCCTGGACGAACGCCACCATCTGACGCTGATCTGCCGGGACCTCGCTCAGCTGGGCCATTTCGCCCGCGTGGATAACCGCCAGTACCGTATGCTGAAGGCCGCCACTCCCGGGCCTTTCACTTTTATCCTGGAAGCCACGCGCGAAGTACCCCGGCGCGTTTCCCATCCTTCCCGCAAGACGATAGGCCTGCGCGTGCCCGACCACCCGGTCACGCTGGGCCTGCTGGAACAGTTCGGCGAACCGTTGCTTTCCACGACGCTGATCCCGGCCGGCGAAACCGAGGCCTTGAACGACGCGCAGGAAATCCGCGAACGCTACGAGCATGTGCTGGCGGCGGTCGTGGACAGCGGCGCCTGCCCCAAGGAACCCACCACCGTCGTCGACCTGACCGGCGATAACGCGCAACTCATCCGGGTGGGGCGAGGCGACCCCTCCCAGCTCGGAATCGCCTGA